DNA from Quercus lobata isolate SW786 chromosome 1, ValleyOak3.0 Primary Assembly, whole genome shotgun sequence:
TGATTGACAACATTGTGAAACCAAGTACTTTGTCTACTAACAAAACTATTCAGTATTCACTAGTTGTgatttccaaacaaaaaaagaattgggTAAGGCTGCAAAAGTGGGAGCTTTGTACATTTGTTGAAATCTACTGTAAAGCTAGTAACTTTTGCCTTTGCCTTTGTATATATTATTAGCAAGCTTTGATTCAATATCTTGGTGATTATGCTTTATATCTAGATTTTGGGTTTAAGGTTTTGGAAAATTAGGTAGGACTGAATAGAAAAGAAATCAGTTCAGTCCTCAATGATGAGTGTGTATGTTATTGTATAAAACAGGATCTGTTACAATTGAACTGAAAATCCTGCTCCATTGGATTAGGATTAAGTTCTGTCCAGTTATAAAGTGGAAGTATATAGAATTATAGCAACTTTTATGGACTAGAGTTCTCATCAAACAATACCTGTCAGAGCTACAACCCTGTCAATTTTTTAACCATACATTTATGGATTTAAGTCATCAAAAGAAAAGGGTAGAGGTTAGACGGGAGCAATTATCATTTATGACCCTCAACAAAGGGTTTCTATTGTGTTATGTTCCTAATAGAGATCGACAAATTCTTCATGTTTTGCTTACTTGTATATGATAAGATTCCATGACTTCAAAACTACACTCTTGATTCATTGGTAGAGTTACTTGGTGCTTGTACTGCAGACCCTTGTTCTCGTATCTGCTGAGGATGTACTACTACTTCGTCTTCTTGCCTATCTGATGAAAATATGACTGAAAATTTGATGCTTGAGGTTCATAATGGTTAAACCTCAATCAGAATTAAGCTTTATTGCAATGCTTCAGGAATTATATTTTTCAGATAGGCACAAGTGATATTGTTGAGTCCGAAATTTTGATACATAGTTAAACAACCTATTGCAACCCCTTTTATCAGATTCTCATTATAAGCATCTATTAATATGTTGAAGAATGGCTGCTGAGTGTGCATCTGCTTAGGGTCATTCTCAACTTATTTCTAAGCTGGATGGAGGGTATAATTTGTTTAGTTACAGTATACTACATATCCAGTGTCAAAGCGGGGTTTGCTTATCAAAGTTTGATTCCATCTGATAACTTTTTTCTGTCCCCTTTGAGCTTAATTCTGACACACAAAGAAACTATGCTATTGCAATATTTAAATTGGGAAAAGCAGATGAACTTTGCTATGATATTTCGATGGAATATCTCAAATGTCAAACACACATTTACCACATGTATGTGTAAGGTATCTAGAATATTTAGGCCATACAATATTACTCTTGAGTAAACAATATTAAAACAGCATGTTCTTTACTCTTGGAGCTATATCCTTTGACACACCCAGCTTTACAACTCTTTTGCTATTCATAACTCATGAATTTGTTGCACGTATGCttctaattttttcttttttggttttgaatttgttGCAGATATATCTTTCTCCACCACAGAAGAGACATTGGCTGAAGCCTTTTCAAAATTTGGTGAAGTTACTGAAGGTAACTACTGTTACTGCCAACCCTAGCATCAATGTACTTTTCCGTATCGATAATCTTTAGTCATCCAGCTCTTCTCCTTTTCCAGCTAAAATAATAAGGGATAAAGTCAGAAACAGATCAAAAGGTTACGGGTATGTGAGTTTTGCTAAAGAGGATGAAGCCAAGAGGGCCTTGACGGACATGAATGGGAAGGCAAGATTACATGATCTCCTCCTCCTCTGTTTTTTTTCTACAGTTCATTTAATAATGTGAACAGTGATAATTTTTGCAGTTTCTAGATGGGCGTGCCATTTTTGTAGACCCTGCAAGGCCAAGTAGACATTTTGATTCTGCTATGCGAGTAGCAAGAGGACCCCCAGAGCCAGCAGGTGATAGCTGATATTAACTTTCAAGTCTTCTTGATATACATGCACTAATGTTGGAAAGACTAGCACACGAATGGTCAGATATTTTATGTGTAGCTTGTTTAATTCTATTGCTTTAGTAAACTTTTGATCTCTCCGTGCCTATGGAACTTCTGGACGTCACTTTTAGAACCAACTCTTTCCATTAAGTCCATAGCATTTAATGGCAATTTATCCTTTTCAATGGGATTTAACTATTTATACAAATTGCTGCAAAGCATTTAACTATTTATGGAGTCTTGACAAAACCATTGAACTTAAAGAGATGAATGATGTTGTTACATATTTTCCCCCTATTTGGCATTGGCATAGCTGGGATTGTGTACATATGAGAACGATGGAAATCTAGTGAGGTTGGCATATAAATGTTTGCCACTTGCCAGAGAGTTGTGTCCAAGACCACAGCTAAGGGAGCACAGGGGTGAAAGACGAGTACATCATGAGATGTCAGTCTTGACCCTTTTTCTTAAATCAATCTAACTATTGATTcaagataaaaaaatgttttatccATGCCATGGAGATGGAGGGCAAGGGTGTGTGGTCAGCAAAAGAGGCGAGAGAGAAGCTAAAAGAGGACCCTTGTCACAGACAAGCATGTCGTGAGAGGTTTTACCCCTTTTATTGTAAGCCTATGGATATTTATAGGGAGGAGATGGAATGtttcataattaaattcatggtaagACTTATCATTCATGCGATAAGTAAAAACATTACCAATGTTGGGATTTTTTTAGCTCTTATTCAGGTTAGAAAATACATATTGCAGATATTTTGGTAAGAAATAATTTTCTAGTAATGAAAACACCATCAAACAACTGAATGGCGATGAGGAATATTTCATTTCTAAATCTATTCTCACTTGCTGGCTATAACCATGTCTAAACTCTAAAGGGTAAgattcctataaaaaaatatgcaaagatgTTTGTCTTACTTGGGAGTATAACCATTTTTATGTGGAAGTGACCTGGACGACTTGGGAGCTGGCATCTGAATTGGATAATATACTCATGCCCAATAATATTAAGATAATCCTccctgaaaataaaaatgatattatgaTAGTCCTTTCATAAAGGCAATCACATGTGGGTTGGTACAGAAGTCACGGACATTATTCTAAGTAAGTGAAGGCAATTGTTAAGTAATATAGCAAGTCAGATAATTAAGTAAACTTTCTAATTGTTTGGCTAATTCGTGTCGTTAAGAGATAAGAGGTTCAAACACTGTCCACACCAAAAACTAATATGTGTTTTAGTGTGATAAAAAATAACATTCATTGTAAAGTAGATCCCAtacattgaaattttatttcatctataaatttttttttgtttttttctaacCTCTCACAAAGCCAAGGAGACAAAATATGTGTAAAATTAGTACTAAAATGG
Protein-coding regions in this window:
- the LOC115979179 gene encoding small RNA-binding protein 11, chloroplastic-like isoform X1, producing MAALRGISHNLYTHISHPNPQLLFFFRGFSSKLFVKDISFSTTEETLAEAFSKFGEVTEAKIIRDKVRNRSKGYGYVSFAKEDEAKRALTDMNGKFLDGRAIFVDPARPSRHFDSAMRVARGPPEPAGDS